The Clostridia bacterium genome contains the following window.
TTCCCACTACGCATTCCGCAAGCATTAACCGTTATGCCGGAGAATACGGCTTGGATGCGCATCTGATTGCCGCAATGATTAAATGTGAAAGCAATTATGACAAAGAAGCGGAATCAGGAAAAGGTGCCATCGGGTTGATGCAGCTTCTGCCCTCTACTGCCGAATGGGTCGCAGAGAGGTGCGGTGCGGAATATGAGGAAACACGTTTATATGACAGCGAATACAACATTCGGCTGGGCTGTGCCTATTTTGCCTATCTTAAAGAACAGATGGGAAGCGAAGAAATGGCACTGGCGGCATACAACGCAGGGCCTGCCAACGTCCGTGCCTGGGAAAATCAGGGGATTACGGAGGCAGAAGAGATTCCTTTCCCCGAAACAAGAAAATATGTGGATAAAGTACAAAAGACAAAAAAGATATACAAAATTCTGTATGCTTTTAAGGAGATATGAGTTATGAAAAACAAAAATTTAAGGTATGAACGGAAATTCGAGGAAAACATAAAGCTTTCGAGTTCTTCCAAGCTGATCTGGCATCCGTCCGAGGTGGAAACCTACTACGAAAAGCCCCAAAACAGCTGCTGTATGTTCCGAAAAACCTTTGAGTTGGAGGAAAGCGTGACCAAAGCGGTGCTCCACACCTTTGGCGATACCCACTACATTTTATATGTAAACGGTGCAGAGGTTGGCAGAGGTCCCTGCCGCAGTGACCCGAGATGGCAGTATGTGGATGCTTATAACATCATGCCCTACCTTAAAAAAGGCAAAAATGTCATTTCTGCCATGGTGATGTTTTACGGCTACGGCACAGGTAAATCCATGAGCCGTGTCCCCTGCTTTATGATGGATAGCTCCATTTCACTTAAAAACGGCAAAACGGTAGAAGTGGTTTCGGATGAATCGGTAAAGGCTCATCTTTATGACGCGTTTGACCGTAACGCCCCCCGCATCAACGGCTGTAAGGGCTGTGTGGAAATCTTTGATAACAGAAAAGCGGTGGATTTTACCAATCCCGATTATGACGATGCCGACTGGGACAACGCCAAGGGCAGAGACAAAGCTATGTCTCCCTTCTGGAATTTAAAGCCCCGTCCCATTCCGAACATTATTTTAAATCCGCTCTCTTCCCGTGCAGTTATTGCAGGCGGTATCGGCGATGCGGTTAAATGCGATAAACTGCACATCAAAATCCGTGACGAGTTGGATTTGTTAAAGCCCAATTCTCTGTTTGTTTTAGGCTCGGAGGGTGAAATCAATCCGGTGGACAGCTCTGCCTTTAACTATGTGCTGGTGGATTTTGAAAAAGTGAATGTAGGGTATCTGGATTTAGAGGTGGAAGGCTATGACGGCGACATCATTGATGTGGTGTATGCCGAGGAAATTCGTAACAACAAGCCCCGTTTTGATGTGGCAACCTACCGTCCCATCAGCCGATTTATTTTAAAGGACGGTTTGAATCATTTGAAAACCTGCTTCAATTACGAAGCGTTCCGTTATGTATTTTTAATTTTCCGCAACCATGTGCGTACTAACAAAATCAAATCCATCGGTATGCTTAACCGCTCTTTGCCCTTTGCGGAAAGAGGCTCCTTTAAAACCGCAGACGAAGAGTTGCAGAAAATCTGGGACATCAGCGCGCATACCTTAAACCTTTGTATGCAGGACGGTTTTTTGGATTCACCCAGCCGTGAACAACAGCAATGGATGGGGGATGCCCGTTTCCAGGCAATCATGAATTATTACATAACCGGTGATGCAAGAATGCATGAAAAACTGCTTCTCCAAATCGGACAGTCCCAGGACGCAGACGGCATGACCTGCTCCCGCTATCCGGACGAAAACCATAATCTGCCCCCTATTCCGGCATTTTGCCTGCAATGGATTAACGCATTTGGTGATTACTATGATTTCACGGGTAAAACCGAACTGATTGAAAAGCTCTGGCAGAATATCATTAAAGGTATCCGCTGGTTTACCGCTTTTGAAAACGAATACGGATTGCTTACCGACGTGCCTTACTGGAATTATCTGGATATGGGCAAAAACGAGGACGGCGACCAGGCAGACATTCATCGTGGCGGTATGCTCGGTCAGCTCAATTTAATGTATATTGAAGCGCTTCAGACCATGGTTCGCTTATCTTTGCTCATGCAGGACAAGCCTGCACTCCGGTATTACACCAAAAAATGCAAAAAAACAGAGCAGGCGTTCAAAAAACTGTTTTGGAATGAAGAATTCGGGGTATACTCCGATTGTGTAAAGGATGGCATTGTATCCAGCTCTGTTTCAGAGGTTGTTAATGCCCTTGCGTACCTTTTACTGCATAAACCGCAGGACAAGCGGGCAAAGGATATTTTCACAAATGTATTCCAGCCCGAAACCCGTCGCGAAAAAATCTGCTATGTCAGCCCCTACTTTATGTTGCAGTATTACCGGGCACTTCAAAAGGCAGACCGCTGTGACATTGCGCTGGAAGAAACCAAAAACCGTTATCGGGATATGATTCAGCACGGCGCAACCACCACCTGGGAGCACTGGGTGCTTTATGAAAACACCGAAAGAGGTCTTTTCCAGCATTCAGCCTGCCATGCCTGGGCAGCAGCCCCCATTATTTTCGTGGCAGAAAATCTGTTTGGTGTAAAGACTGCAGGCAAAGCGCCCCTTTCAGCTAAACCGCATTTTGAACTGATGCAGGATGCCGAGGGCTACTTTGTAACACCTAAAGGTACGGTACGCGTATCCCAGAACGGAAAAAATAAAATTGTAATTAAGGAGGCATAATCAGTCATGTCTAAAGGTGAAGATTTACAGAAATCTCTGCTTTATACGCAGGAAAACGGGTATAAAGATTTAAAGGAAGGGCAGAAGGAAGAAATTTACGGGTTCTCTGAAGGCTACAAAGCATTTTTAAATGCTTGCAAAACCGAAAGAGAATGTGTGGACTTTACGGTTGCCAAAGCTGAAAAGGCAGGCTTTAAGCCCCTCGACCAAGCAAAAAAGCTTAAAAAGGGTGACAAGGTGTATACCGTAAACCGCGGTAAGGGTATTTTACTGGCGGTTATCGGAGAAAAGCCCGTTTCGGAGGGGGTTCGCATGGTTGCGGCGCATATCGACGCGCCCCGTCTGGACTTAAAGCCGAATCCCTTGTTTGAAAATACCGAGGTGGCATATTTCAAAACCCATTACTATGGCGGTATCAAAAAATACCAGTGGACTACCATTCCGCTGGCACTCCATGGGGTTGTCATTAAAAATGACGGTACAAAGGTAAACATCTGTATCGGTGAAAAGGCGGACGACCCGGTATTCTGCATCACCGACCTGCTTCCCCATCTGGCTGCTTCCCAGATGAAGGGAGATGCCACCAAAATCATTGAGGGCGAAAAATTGAATGTGTTGCTTGGCACCATCCCGTATCCCGATGATGTGAAAGACGCAGTCAAGCTGAACATCATGAAGCTTTTAAACGATGCTTACGGCATTGTGGAAAAGGATTTTATATCGGCAGAAATCGAAGTGGTTCCCGCATTCCCGGCAAAGGATGTGGGCTTGGACAGAAGTCTTGTGGGGGCGTACGGTCATGACGACAGAGTTTGCGCTTATACTGCACTCCGTGCTGTTTTGGAAGCGCCTGCCGCAGACAAAACCAATATCTGCTATCTGGTGGATAAGGAAGAAGTGGGAAGCTCGGACAGCACAGGTATGTGCTCCCGTTATTTTGAGGATAACTTAGCAATCCTTTGCGAAAAAACAGAAGAAAGTTATTCCGATTTACTGGTACGCAAGGCGCTGGCAAACAGCATTTGCCTTTCCTCTGACGTAACAGCGGCATTGGATCCCACTTTTGACCATGTGATGGAGCGTAACAACAGCGCATACCTGAACAAAGGGGTTTGCTTTATGAAATACACCGGTGCCCGCGGAAAATCCGGCACCAGCGATTGCTCCTGTGAATTCTTACGGCAGGTAACTGCCCTGATGGATGCGGAAAATGTTGTATGGCAGACCGGCGAGCTGGGTAAAGTGGACGAAGGCGGCGGCGGGACTGTTGCTCAGTATGTGGCAGTGCAGAACATGAATGTAATTGACTGTGGCGTACCGCTCCTTTCCATGCACGCCCCCTTTGAACTTGCATCCAAATTCGATATCTATCAAGCCTATAAAGCCTATATGGCGTTCTATAAATAAGACTATGAAAAAATTTATTTGTATTTTGATTTCTATTTTAATGTTGGGTATCACTTCTTCCGCACAGGAGGCGGTGGATACTGATTATGTCAATATCAAGCAGGCAGTTTTGCAGTATGTGTCGGCAGGGGAATACCAAAAGGCGGTGGAATGCATTGACCTTTACGGGTATACCGTTCAGTCCAATGACTGGTATTATAACGACCTGCAGAATGACCGTGTTGCCATTTCAGAGGTTATCCATGCACCTGCATTCCGGGAAACGCTGACTATGTTGCAAACTTTAAGCCGACTGCAGCGGTATGAGCTGGGGCTTGTGTATATCGGCGAACAAAAAGAAGTGTTTGATGCGTGTCCCAATTTCATAAAGCAGCTGGACGAATGGGCGGACTATTTTAACGGTCAGCTGAAAAAATCCAGATTTTCCGGCACCTATCAGGGGGACGGCATGATTCTTACCGCGTCTGTGGACGATATGGGAACGGTCATCGAATCTCTTAAGGTACAAAAGGGTGATACGGAAATTGTGCTGGCGGATGCGACCACCCGGGGCTATGTGTATACCGAGCGGAACGAAAATCTGCAGGCAGAGGGAACCTATTTTGATAACCTGCAAAACAGTGGTGTGATTTGTGTTTCGGCAGAAGGCGACATCCTCACAGTGGAAATTACCGCCGACGGCTACGGGGCGCTGAATGCCTCGGGCACATACGTATTAAGTAAGTAGGCGACGGATGCTGCGTCATTCTGAAAGAAAGCGAAGAATCCTCTCAACGAAGCAGTAAATAACCGATGCGGAATTCCGCGTCGGTTATTTTAAAAAAATATATGTATAAAACAGAGGAAAACGGGCAAAACTATACCGAAAACGTCTTTCTTCCTATATAATAGACACCACAAAAAAACCGTAAAAAATTTTTTCCAAAAAATTTAAAAAAAGTGTTGACAAATGGAAAAAGATGTGATATTATAATAAAGCTGTCGGTCAAGACGGCAATACAAACAAAAAATTTGCAA
Protein-coding sequences here:
- a CDS encoding lytic transglycosylase domain-containing protein, with protein sequence MLKKRTTILFFALLAVVILGFLVVLRLFPTTHSASINRYAGEYGLDAHLIAAMIKCESNYDKEAESGKGAIGLMQLLPSTAEWVAERCGAEYEETRLYDSEYNIRLGCAYFAYLKEQMGSEEMALAAYNAGPANVRAWENQGITEAEEIPFPETRKYVDKVQKTKKIYKILYAFKEI
- a CDS encoding family 78 glycoside hydrolase catalytic domain; translated protein: MKNKNLRYERKFEENIKLSSSSKLIWHPSEVETYYEKPQNSCCMFRKTFELEESVTKAVLHTFGDTHYILYVNGAEVGRGPCRSDPRWQYVDAYNIMPYLKKGKNVISAMVMFYGYGTGKSMSRVPCFMMDSSISLKNGKTVEVVSDESVKAHLYDAFDRNAPRINGCKGCVEIFDNRKAVDFTNPDYDDADWDNAKGRDKAMSPFWNLKPRPIPNIILNPLSSRAVIAGGIGDAVKCDKLHIKIRDELDLLKPNSLFVLGSEGEINPVDSSAFNYVLVDFEKVNVGYLDLEVEGYDGDIIDVVYAEEIRNNKPRFDVATYRPISRFILKDGLNHLKTCFNYEAFRYVFLIFRNHVRTNKIKSIGMLNRSLPFAERGSFKTADEELQKIWDISAHTLNLCMQDGFLDSPSREQQQWMGDARFQAIMNYYITGDARMHEKLLLQIGQSQDADGMTCSRYPDENHNLPPIPAFCLQWINAFGDYYDFTGKTELIEKLWQNIIKGIRWFTAFENEYGLLTDVPYWNYLDMGKNEDGDQADIHRGGMLGQLNLMYIEALQTMVRLSLLMQDKPALRYYTKKCKKTEQAFKKLFWNEEFGVYSDCVKDGIVSSSVSEVVNALAYLLLHKPQDKRAKDIFTNVFQPETRREKICYVSPYFMLQYYRALQKADRCDIALEETKNRYRDMIQHGATTTWEHWVLYENTERGLFQHSACHAWAAAPIIFVAENLFGVKTAGKAPLSAKPHFELMQDAEGYFVTPKGTVRVSQNGKNKIVIKEA
- a CDS encoding aminopeptidase produces the protein MSKGEDLQKSLLYTQENGYKDLKEGQKEEIYGFSEGYKAFLNACKTERECVDFTVAKAEKAGFKPLDQAKKLKKGDKVYTVNRGKGILLAVIGEKPVSEGVRMVAAHIDAPRLDLKPNPLFENTEVAYFKTHYYGGIKKYQWTTIPLALHGVVIKNDGTKVNICIGEKADDPVFCITDLLPHLAASQMKGDATKIIEGEKLNVLLGTIPYPDDVKDAVKLNIMKLLNDAYGIVEKDFISAEIEVVPAFPAKDVGLDRSLVGAYGHDDRVCAYTALRAVLEAPAADKTNICYLVDKEEVGSSDSTGMCSRYFEDNLAILCEKTEESYSDLLVRKALANSICLSSDVTAALDPTFDHVMERNNSAYLNKGVCFMKYTGARGKSGTSDCSCEFLRQVTALMDAENVVWQTGELGKVDEGGGGTVAQYVAVQNMNVIDCGVPLLSMHAPFELASKFDIYQAYKAYMAFYK